Proteins encoded together in one Bacillota bacterium window:
- a CDS encoding phosphotransferase, translating into MPDESESRWMGKFPADLTLAELARALMGIVPHIDNSYFSRARWFQHKHVMISGKRLRDVGEIRSGENIALPAIIDIDFKKCDSKGEGTKGEDTEPYYVPVLLQSRRRSWRWVGADQDHPAGTPGALGPGTPNMQGPGMLLHVNEWEGSPAFSLYDGVASPIFISAIVDKMRNSDDLPAMRGGFHFRRVGKALEQWGEVTAAHALPGEHSNSLVVVEDESGYRGVLKVFRRLLPGISPELEMLLRLQLETQFRAMPLAHGYMSYCDESRREYTICLLQEFLENSGDAWELFLECLGRDSGTDEYVEELACLVADLHFALASLSGPDFVPEPVTESDIDGIRHRIKQKLAELIPVLKRLTARYPDNTGKIRAMADEVVAGRRELERTIESLVSGVVNKEGIGGAIGAGAKFRIHGDLHLGQFLWMGQGSGFAVIDFEGEPLRGIGQRRLKESPLRDLAGVLRSFDYAAHSAHSPLIRPGHLIDSDCPVDSGANPGDEDSPLAGLGRAPVERALAEWLKHTEELFITSYLRHTMELGGRYLPESERLFKSLLSIFKLEKSMYEVLYEVGNRPGWVGIPLAGMVGILREL; encoded by the coding sequence ATGCCTGATGAATCTGAATCTAGGTGGATGGGGAAATTCCCTGCTGATTTGACCCTCGCCGAGCTGGCTCGGGCCCTCATGGGCATAGTCCCGCATATTGACAACTCCTACTTCAGCCGGGCACGCTGGTTTCAGCACAAGCATGTAATGATATCCGGGAAGCGTCTCAGGGACGTAGGGGAGATAAGATCAGGTGAGAACATAGCCCTGCCCGCCATTATTGACATAGACTTCAAGAAGTGTGATTCAAAAGGCGAAGGCACGAAAGGCGAAGATACGGAGCCGTATTACGTGCCGGTTCTCCTGCAATCCCGGCGGCGATCCTGGCGCTGGGTAGGTGCAGACCAAGATCACCCCGCCGGAACTCCAGGCGCGCTGGGCCCAGGCACCCCGAACATGCAGGGTCCGGGTATGCTTCTCCATGTAAACGAATGGGAGGGCTCCCCGGCCTTTTCTCTTTATGATGGTGTAGCATCCCCTATTTTCATTAGCGCAATCGTTGACAAAATGCGAAACTCAGACGATCTCCCGGCGATGCGTGGAGGGTTCCATTTCCGGAGGGTTGGTAAAGCCCTGGAGCAATGGGGAGAAGTCACAGCTGCGCACGCGCTCCCCGGTGAGCACAGTAACAGCCTGGTCGTGGTTGAGGATGAGTCTGGATATCGCGGCGTCTTGAAGGTTTTCAGGAGGCTTCTACCAGGTATCTCCCCTGAACTCGAGATGCTCCTGAGATTGCAGCTGGAGACGCAGTTCCGGGCTATGCCGCTGGCCCATGGATATATGAGCTACTGCGATGAGTCGCGGCGCGAGTATACAATCTGCCTCCTGCAGGAGTTCCTGGAAAACTCCGGAGATGCCTGGGAGCTTTTCCTTGAATGCCTGGGGCGTGATTCTGGAACAGATGAATACGTCGAGGAGCTTGCCTGCCTGGTTGCCGACTTACACTTTGCCCTTGCCTCGCTCTCGGGCCCGGACTTCGTCCCGGAGCCGGTCACGGAATCTGATATAGATGGTATACGCCATCGGATAAAGCAGAAGCTGGCTGAGCTTATTCCCGTCCTGAAGAGGCTGACGGCGCGCTATCCGGATAATACCGGTAAGATAAGGGCCATGGCGGACGAGGTTGTGGCCGGGAGGCGAGAGCTCGAGAGGACCATAGAGTCTCTGGTGTCGGGCGTGGTCAATAAGGAGGGAATAGGGGGAGCGATTGGAGCCGGGGCGAAGTTTAGAATTCACGGTGATCTGCATCTCGGCCAGTTTCTCTGGATGGGCCAGGGTTCGGGTTTCGCTGTCATAGACTTTGAGGGGGAGCCCTTAAGGGGGATAGGACAGAGGCGACTTAAGGAGAGCCCTTTGAGGGATCTGGCTGGTGTATTGCGGTCCTTTGATTATGCAGCTCATTCAGCCCATTCGCCTTTGATTCGTCCCGGTCATCTGATTGATTCTGACTGCCCGGTTGACTCTGGGGCCAACCCCGGTGATGAAGACTCGCCTCTGGCCGGGTTAGGCCGGGCTCCGGTGGAACGGGCCCTGGCGGAATGGCTTAAGCACACAGAGGAGTTGTTTATAACCTCCTACCTCCGACACACGATGGAGCTGGGGGGGCGATATCTCCCGGAAAGCGAAAGGCTGTTTAAATCATTACTTTCGATATTCAAACTGGAGAAGTCCATGTATGAGGTTCTCTATGAGGTGGGCAACAGGCCGGGATGGGTTGGGATTCCGCTTGCCGGTATGGTGGGTATCCTCCGGGAGCTTTAG
- a CDS encoding NADP-dependent malic enzyme, whose amino-acid sequence MTTRDELLAKARKPAEVAMKLHPFYRGKIEVTPKCAIRSLDDFAVWYTPGVAEPCKAIKADKELVYEYTNKWNTVAVVSDGSRVLGLGDIGPEAGLPVMEGKSLIFKYLGGVDAFPICLGTKDPDEIISAVKWLEPSFGGVNLEDFEQPKCFYLLERLRNELEIPVWHDDQQGTAAVTVAGLINALKLVGKRIDEVKIAMVGAGAANICTARMIIAAGATPGNIVMCDSKGTLHAGRDDLKRATKYREKWDICLKTNSRGVVGGIPDAMKGADALIALSKPGPDVIRREWVADMARGAIVFACANPVPEIWPWDAKDAGARIVATGRSDFPNQINNSLGFPGIFRGALDVRARTITDEMCIAAAVELAKCAEDKGISEDYLIPTMDDWEVYPREAVAVGLKAIELGVARVKPSREELYEKATSMIKRSRQMTSLLMGEGIIAPAPEA is encoded by the coding sequence ATGACGACGCGCGACGAACTACTTGCGAAGGCTAGAAAACCGGCTGAGGTTGCGATGAAGCTTCACCCATTCTACAGGGGGAAGATAGAGGTAACCCCCAAGTGTGCTATCAGGAGCCTGGATGATTTTGCCGTCTGGTATACACCTGGCGTGGCCGAACCGTGCAAGGCCATCAAGGCCGACAAGGAGCTTGTCTACGAATATACGAACAAGTGGAACACGGTGGCAGTCGTCTCAGATGGGAGCAGGGTGCTTGGCCTGGGCGACATCGGGCCCGAGGCGGGACTTCCGGTGATGGAGGGGAAGTCCTTGATATTCAAGTACCTGGGTGGTGTTGACGCCTTCCCTATCTGCCTTGGAACGAAGGACCCTGATGAGATAATATCCGCGGTTAAATGGCTTGAGCCTTCCTTCGGTGGTGTGAATCTGGAGGACTTCGAGCAGCCCAAGTGCTTTTACCTCCTTGAGAGGCTGAGAAATGAGCTTGAAATCCCCGTATGGCATGATGACCAGCAGGGCACAGCAGCTGTCACGGTCGCGGGCCTCATAAACGCCCTGAAGCTTGTCGGTAAGAGGATAGATGAGGTCAAGATAGCCATGGTCGGAGCGGGGGCGGCCAACATCTGCACAGCCAGGATGATAATTGCCGCGGGAGCCACCCCTGGTAATATAGTCATGTGCGATAGTAAAGGGACGCTCCACGCCGGCAGGGATGATCTCAAGAGGGCGACAAAATACAGGGAGAAATGGGACATATGCCTCAAGACTAACAGTCGAGGCGTTGTGGGCGGGATACCGGATGCCATGAAGGGAGCGGATGCCCTGATAGCCCTGTCAAAGCCCGGGCCGGATGTAATCAGGAGGGAATGGGTGGCAGATATGGCACGGGGTGCGATCGTGTTTGCGTGCGCAAACCCTGTCCCCGAGATATGGCCCTGGGATGCAAAGGATGCAGGGGCGAGGATAGTGGCCACGGGCAGGTCGGATTTCCCAAACCAGATCAATAACTCCCTCGGCTTTCCCGGCATATTCAGGGGTGCCCTTGATGTGAGGGCCAGAACCATCACGGATGAGATGTGCATAGCAGCCGCGGTTGAGCTGGCGAAGTGCGCGGAAGACAAGGGTATAAGCGAGGACTACCTGATTCCGACGATGGATGACTGGGAGGTCTACCCGCGGGAGGCGGTGGCCGTGGGCCTCAAAGCCATAGAGCTCGGAGTGGCCAGGGTCAAGCCAAGCAGGGAGGAGCTTTATGAGAAGGCCACCTCCATGATCAAGAGATCCAGGCAGATGACCAGCCTGCTCATGGGGGAGGGGATCATCGCGCCCGCGCCGGAGGCGTGA
- a CDS encoding ABC transporter ATP-binding protein, with protein sequence MEKRKNEAILTMNHVTVAFGGLTAVNDFCIDIRPGELVGLIGPNGAGKTTVFNVITGQYTPTRGEIFFEGRNITGPRPDMVTKYGIARTFQNVRLFSELSVLDNVLVSYHARIKSSFWEAIFHSPRYLREERTFYEGGMELLERVGLSDMASEIAGALPYGQQRRLEIARALATRPRLLLLDEPAAGMNPEETRQLMDFIQKIHDEFGLTILLIEHDMKVVMGICERIRVLDYGISIAEGTPIEIQSNPRVIEAYLGEEERDNAEA encoded by the coding sequence ATGGAAAAGCGAAAAAATGAAGCTATCCTGACAATGAATCACGTTACCGTGGCATTCGGCGGCCTTACAGCCGTCAATGATTTCTGCATCGATATCCGGCCAGGGGAGCTGGTGGGCTTGATCGGCCCGAACGGCGCAGGTAAGACCACGGTATTCAATGTAATCACAGGTCAATATACACCGACCAGGGGTGAGATATTCTTCGAGGGCAGGAATATCACCGGCCCCAGGCCCGACATGGTAACAAAATATGGCATAGCGCGGACCTTTCAAAATGTGCGGCTCTTCTCGGAGCTATCCGTCCTCGATAACGTCCTCGTCTCATATCATGCTCGCATTAAATCCTCTTTCTGGGAGGCCATTTTTCACAGCCCGCGATATCTGCGCGAGGAAAGGACGTTTTATGAGGGCGGGATGGAATTGCTCGAACGGGTTGGGCTCTCCGATATGGCCAGCGAGATTGCGGGGGCGCTGCCATATGGTCAGCAGAGACGGCTGGAGATCGCCCGCGCCCTCGCCACCAGGCCTCGTCTCCTGCTGCTCGATGAGCCGGCGGCGGGGATGAATCCCGAGGAGACGCGCCAGCTCATGGACTTCATACAAAAGATCCACGATGAGTTTGGGCTCACCATTCTCCTCATAGAGCATGATATGAAAGTAGTGATGGGGATCTGTGAGAGGATCAGGGTCCTTGACTACGGGATATCGATCGCCGAGGGAACGCCCATAGAGATCCAGTCAAATCCGAGAGTGATCGAAGCCTACCTGGGCGAGGAGGAACGCGATAATGCTGAGGCTTGA
- a CDS encoding fumarate hydratase, translating into MREIHVSEIIEAVRALCIEANCSIGDDVMGALDTALEIEESEQGREAIRQVIENNRIARDALIPSCQDTGLAVVFVELGQEVHIAGGLLYDAINEGVRRGYSEGYLRKSVVRDPLRRENTGDNTPAFIHLSLVPGDRLTIMVAPKGAGSENMSRVAMLSPSAGEDGVKDFVVETVRLAGPNPCPPVVVGVGIGGAFEVAAFLAKRALLRPLGEKNREPFYARMEDELLGMINDLGIGPQGFGGRVTALGVHIEVMPCHIASLPVAVNLNCHASRHKTIVL; encoded by the coding sequence ATGAGGGAGATACACGTTTCGGAAATCATAGAGGCTGTCCGTGCGCTCTGCATTGAGGCTAACTGCAGCATCGGTGACGATGTAATGGGGGCCCTCGATACGGCTCTGGAGATCGAGGAATCTGAGCAGGGCAGGGAGGCGATCCGGCAGGTTATCGAGAATAATAGAATAGCCAGGGATGCCCTTATACCTTCCTGCCAGGACACGGGTCTCGCCGTGGTCTTCGTTGAACTGGGCCAGGAGGTCCATATAGCCGGCGGGCTGCTTTATGATGCAATCAATGAAGGGGTGAGGCGCGGGTATAGCGAGGGCTACCTCAGGAAGTCCGTTGTCCGCGACCCGCTCCGCCGCGAGAATACGGGGGACAACACCCCTGCGTTCATTCACCTCTCGCTGGTGCCTGGGGACCGTCTTACCATTATGGTGGCACCCAAGGGCGCTGGCAGTGAGAACATGAGCAGGGTAGCCATGTTGTCGCCCTCGGCTGGGGAGGATGGGGTGAAGGATTTCGTCGTTGAGACTGTCAGGCTTGCCGGTCCTAATCCGTGCCCGCCGGTTGTTGTGGGCGTGGGGATCGGCGGCGCCTTCGAGGTGGCGGCGTTCCTCGCTAAGAGGGCGCTGCTCCGGCCCCTGGGGGAGAAGAATAGGGAGCCTTTTTACGCCCGCATGGAGGATGAGCTTCTAGGAATGATCAACGATCTCGGCATAGGTCCTCAAGGTTTTGGAGGAAGGGTTACGGCCCTCGGTGTCCATATTGAGGTGATGCCGTGTCACATAGCGAGCCTGCCCGTGGCGGTAAACCTGAATTGTCACGCCTCGCGACATAAAACCATAGTCTTATAG
- a CDS encoding ABC transporter ATP-binding protein, which translates to MLRLENLHVYYGGIHALKGITMNVPEGKIVTLIGANGAGKSTTLRAVAGLIRAQKGSIRLMNEDITGKPAHVVIQKGVAMAPEGRRIFPNLTVLENLLMGAYPRTDKDEVYSDLDWVFSLFPRLKERQRQKGGTLSGGEQQMLAVGRALMSRPRLLALDEPSLGLAPVLVNEVFDVLRQIHEQGRTILLIEQNAKAALKLADYGYVLETGKITMSGSGRELLENEQVKKAYLGE; encoded by the coding sequence ATGCTGAGGCTTGAGAATCTACACGTTTATTATGGCGGTATTCATGCTCTGAAGGGGATCACCATGAATGTTCCCGAGGGCAAGATCGTGACGCTGATCGGAGCCAACGGAGCCGGCAAGAGCACCACCCTCCGGGCCGTAGCTGGACTGATCAGGGCCCAAAAGGGTTCCATTAGGCTTATGAATGAAGATATAACGGGTAAGCCAGCCCACGTCGTGATCCAAAAAGGGGTTGCCATGGCTCCCGAGGGACGCCGGATCTTCCCCAACCTCACCGTCCTGGAAAACCTCCTGATGGGCGCCTATCCGCGGACGGATAAGGATGAGGTCTACAGCGACCTGGACTGGGTATTCTCCCTCTTCCCCCGCCTGAAGGAGCGCCAACGCCAGAAGGGCGGCACGCTTTCCGGAGGAGAACAGCAGATGCTCGCCGTAGGTCGCGCGTTGATGTCGAGGCCAAGGCTCCTGGCGCTCGACGAGCCTTCTCTCGGCCTCGCCCCTGTGCTGGTAAACGAGGTCTTTGATGTCCTGAGGCAGATCCACGAGCAGGGCCGCACCATACTTCTGATCGAGCAGAACGCCAAGGCTGCGCTTAAGCTTGCTGACTACGGATACGTCCTCGAAACGGGGAAAATTACGATGTCCGGCTCCGGCCGCGAGCTTCTAGAAAACGAGCAGGTGAAGAAGGCATACCTCGGGGAATAG
- a CDS encoding branched-chain amino acid ABC transporter permease, producing MDIQSFIQQLLNGISLGSLYALIAIGYTMVYGILRLINFAHGDVFMLGTYFAFYLVMIFMLPWWLSAILAIALSALVGMFIDRVAYRPLRNAPRISALITAVGVSFFMENTGIVVLGARPKGFPRPDFMSHAYNLGGAYITGVSIWVPVISIILLLVLFYVIYRTKIGMAMRAVSTDMETTRLMGVDLDRVISYTFAIGSALAAAGGIMWACKYPQINPLMGIFPGWKAFTAAVVGGIGNILGATIGGLVIGIIEIMIVAFFPALSGYKDAFVFIVLIVFLLVKPTGILGETLKEKV from the coding sequence ATGGATATACAATCTTTTATCCAGCAACTCTTAAATGGCATTTCCCTCGGTAGCCTTTACGCCCTCATCGCCATCGGCTATACGATGGTATATGGTATACTCCGGCTCATAAATTTCGCGCACGGTGACGTCTTCATGCTTGGCACGTATTTCGCTTTCTACCTTGTGATGATCTTCATGCTGCCCTGGTGGCTTTCGGCCATCCTGGCCATAGCCCTGAGCGCCCTCGTCGGAATGTTCATCGACCGTGTGGCGTACCGCCCCCTGCGCAATGCACCGCGAATATCCGCGCTCATCACCGCAGTGGGCGTTTCATTTTTCATGGAAAACACGGGCATAGTGGTCCTGGGAGCCCGGCCCAAGGGCTTCCCGCGACCGGACTTCATGAGCCACGCTTACAACCTGGGCGGCGCCTACATAACCGGCGTCAGCATATGGGTGCCGGTAATAAGCATCATCCTGCTCCTCGTTCTCTTTTACGTAATCTACAGGACAAAAATAGGAATGGCAATGCGGGCCGTCTCGACCGACATGGAGACCACGCGCCTTATGGGCGTCGACCTCGACCGTGTAATCTCGTACACCTTCGCCATCGGGTCCGCGCTCGCCGCAGCCGGCGGGATAATGTGGGCATGTAAATATCCGCAGATCAACCCGCTCATGGGAATCTTCCCCGGCTGGAAGGCGTTTACCGCCGCTGTGGTCGGCGGCATAGGCAACATCCTGGGTGCGACTATCGGAGGGCTGGTAATAGGCATAATCGAGATCATGATTGTTGCATTCTTCCCCGCCCTCTCAGGGTACAAGGATGCATTCGTCTTTATAGTCCTGATCGTATTCCTGCTCGTCAAGCCTACAGGCATACTCGGTGAGACCCTGAAGGAGAAGGTGTGA
- a CDS encoding ABC transporter substrate-binding protein, translating into MKRLLICSIALILFLSLGMAASAAEPIKIGLNLEMTGGTAAYGQMGYEGLQLIQELVKPEVLGRPVQFVLVDNKTDRVEAANATSRLIEKEHVVAIIGPMISGNMLAAGPIAEKYQIPIIGPSTTNPLTTQGKQFVFRACFIDPFQGTIAAKFAYETLRAKKAAILSDINQDYCVALGKFFKQEFERLGGKVVSETYLKTGDQDMTAQLTAIKRAKPDVIYFPNYYTEIAIAARQARDLGLTQPILSGDGADAPELISIGGKAVEGLMHTAFWHEKTAVTEIGKKYLKAYKEKYGKAPNAFGALAADSYLILLDAIKRAGSTDPKKIRDAIEATKNLQVVTGPVTIKNGDAIKSIVLRRVKNGQFEFLTVVNPQ; encoded by the coding sequence ATGAAAAGGCTTCTAATCTGCTCCATTGCTCTAATTTTGTTCCTGTCGCTGGGGATGGCGGCATCAGCTGCGGAACCAATTAAGATCGGGCTCAACCTGGAGATGACAGGAGGGACAGCCGCTTACGGCCAGATGGGCTATGAAGGTCTCCAGCTCATCCAGGAGCTTGTGAAGCCTGAGGTTCTCGGAAGGCCTGTCCAGTTTGTCCTGGTAGATAACAAGACCGACAGGGTGGAGGCAGCCAACGCCACAAGCCGCCTGATCGAAAAGGAGCACGTTGTTGCGATAATAGGCCCTATGATCAGCGGGAATATGTTGGCAGCCGGCCCCATAGCAGAGAAATACCAGATTCCGATTATAGGCCCGTCAACCACCAACCCTCTTACCACCCAGGGAAAGCAATTCGTTTTCCGTGCCTGCTTTATAGACCCCTTCCAGGGAACGATAGCTGCAAAGTTCGCCTACGAAACTCTCCGCGCCAAGAAAGCTGCAATACTTTCAGATATAAACCAGGACTACTGCGTGGCGCTTGGTAAGTTCTTTAAACAGGAGTTCGAGCGCCTCGGCGGCAAGGTTGTCTCTGAAACCTACCTCAAGACGGGCGACCAGGACATGACGGCCCAGCTCACGGCCATTAAGAGAGCCAAGCCCGATGTTATTTACTTCCCCAACTACTACACTGAGATCGCAATCGCGGCAAGACAAGCTAGAGACCTTGGCCTCACCCAGCCAATCCTCTCGGGGGATGGCGCTGACGCCCCCGAACTCATCTCCATCGGCGGCAAGGCTGTTGAAGGCCTCATGCACACGGCGTTTTGGCACGAGAAAACGGCCGTAACCGAAATCGGCAAAAAGTATCTCAAGGCATATAAAGAGAAATATGGCAAGGCCCCCAATGCGTTCGGCGCGCTCGCGGCTGACTCCTATTTGATCCTCCTGGATGCCATCAAGCGGGCGGGCTCGACGGACCCCAAGAAGATAAGGGACGCTATCGAGGCCACAAAGAACCTGCAGGTGGTCACAGGCCCGGTTACGATAAAGAACGGCGACGCCATAAAATCTATCGTGCTGCGGCGCGTCAAGAACGGCCAGTTTGAATTCTTAACGGTCGTGAACCCGCAGTAG
- a CDS encoding glycerol-3-phosphate acyltransferase, with product MKLAMLALASYLLGSIPFAYIFAKLFKGMDIRRVGSGNVGTVNVFKSVGIIPGALTGMADFGKGMLAVVLARFSSCDMPSAALLAILCAMIGHNWPIWLSFEGGGGLATFGGGLIMLSASSALLLLGLWGASYALTRHKYLSSVFTCFSIPVCLGIYEGSWTYFIFGFSMGLTLAFKQILAWVKYGRARVGEAG from the coding sequence ATGAAACTTGCGATGCTCGCCCTGGCTAGCTATCTCCTGGGGTCGATCCCTTTTGCTTATATCTTTGCAAAGTTATTTAAGGGAATGGACATACGCCGGGTCGGCTCAGGGAATGTAGGTACTGTGAATGTTTTTAAGTCGGTTGGTATCATCCCGGGCGCGCTTACTGGAATGGCCGATTTCGGGAAGGGGATGCTGGCGGTGGTGCTTGCCAGGTTTAGCTCATGCGATATGCCATCCGCCGCCCTGCTCGCTATCTTGTGTGCGATGATAGGCCATAACTGGCCTATATGGCTTAGCTTTGAAGGTGGTGGCGGGCTCGCCACCTTCGGTGGAGGGCTCATCATGCTTTCGGCCAGTTCAGCGCTTTTACTCCTGGGACTCTGGGGCGCCTCTTACGCTCTCACCCGCCACAAGTATTTGAGTTCGGTGTTTACCTGCTTCTCCATACCTGTATGTCTCGGCATCTACGAGGGATCGTGGACCTATTTCATCTTCGGTTTCAGCATGGGCCTGACGTTGGCGTTTAAGCAGATCCTCGCGTGGGTTAAATACGGGCGAGCGCGGGTTGGGGAAGCGGGCTAA
- a CDS encoding branched-chain amino acid ABC transporter permease translates to MKREWQMPLTVLSIAVFALFIWWGQNHLNAYYIRVLNTAAIYIVAAVAYNLINGVTGQFSLGPNGFMALGGFTVALLVLPVPQKQMVYFLQPLIWPFNSFSLPQGLFVIAVLLGGVIAALGGLLIGFPTLRLRGDYLAIATFGFGEIIFVLANNLIPLTNGALGIKGIPEYSTLMWTWGWAIFSIIMVSNLAKSSYGRAMKAIREDEIAAEAMGINVFFHKMLAFTVSAFFAGVAGGLLATLITTVSPSLFMFTMTFNLLIIIVLGGLGSITGSAITAVLFAFLQELLRAVEAPIQLGPIHLPGVAGMRMVVFSLLLILAMLFYRRGLFGKKELTWDTIFSLLGRTGKRVGTTWKSEKMKLS, encoded by the coding sequence ATGAAAAGGGAATGGCAGATGCCCCTCACGGTTCTGAGCATAGCGGTTTTTGCCCTCTTCATCTGGTGGGGGCAGAATCACCTCAATGCCTATTACATCCGGGTCCTTAATACGGCTGCCATCTATATAGTGGCCGCCGTTGCATATAACCTTATAAACGGCGTAACGGGCCAGTTTTCACTCGGACCGAATGGTTTCATGGCTCTCGGGGGGTTCACGGTAGCCCTGCTCGTCCTCCCGGTCCCCCAGAAACAGATGGTCTATTTCCTCCAACCCCTGATATGGCCTTTTAATTCATTTTCACTGCCTCAAGGCCTTTTTGTAATCGCTGTCCTGCTCGGCGGCGTGATAGCTGCCTTGGGAGGCCTTCTGATAGGTTTTCCGACCTTGCGACTCAGGGGGGATTACCTCGCCATAGCAACTTTCGGCTTTGGGGAGATAATATTTGTGCTCGCAAACAACCTTATCCCCCTCACGAACGGCGCACTCGGGATCAAAGGGATCCCTGAGTATTCGACGCTCATGTGGACATGGGGCTGGGCCATCTTTTCCATCATAATGGTGAGCAACCTGGCCAAGTCGAGCTACGGCCGGGCCATGAAGGCAATCAGGGAGGACGAGATAGCGGCTGAGGCGATGGGCATAAATGTCTTCTTCCATAAGATGCTGGCATTCACTGTGAGTGCATTCTTCGCCGGGGTTGCTGGTGGCCTGCTGGCCACCCTCATAACCACCGTATCCCCAAGCCTCTTCATGTTTACGATGACGTTCAACCTCCTGATCATCATAGTCCTGGGCGGGCTCGGAAGCATCACCGGCTCAGCGATAACCGCTGTGCTGTTTGCCTTCCTGCAGGAGCTGCTGCGGGCGGTTGAGGCACCCATACAGCTCGGCCCCATACACCTGCCGGGTGTAGCTGGTATGCGTATGGTGGTGTTCTCCCTGCTCCTTATATTAGCCATGCTTTTCTACCGGCGTGGCCTGTTTGGTAAGAAGGAGCTCACATGGGACACGATCTTCTCGCTATTGGGACGCACAGGAAAGAGAGTGGGGACGACATGGAAAAGCGAAAAAATGAAGCTATCCTGA
- a CDS encoding Fe-S-containing hydro-lyase — protein sequence MRIGAEDPIKLTTPLDDADVVSLRSGDRVRIHGFIYTARDAAHARLIELIREGGPLPFSLEGQVIYYAGPAPARPGMAVGPCGPTTSYRMDAYAPALIEHGLRGMIGKGSRGEAVKEAMRRHRAVYFAAVGGAAALLSRRVRACELVAYEDLGPEAIYRLQVEDFPVVVINDIYGGDLYEAGLQHYRRDRRDNR from the coding sequence ATGAGAATAGGAGCCGAAGATCCCATCAAGCTTACAACGCCCCTTGACGACGCTGATGTGGTGAGCCTTAGATCAGGGGATCGGGTCAGAATCCATGGATTCATATATACGGCCAGAGATGCTGCCCATGCAAGGCTTATCGAGCTCATAAGGGAGGGGGGGCCTCTCCCCTTTTCCTTAGAGGGGCAGGTAATTTACTATGCCGGGCCTGCTCCGGCCAGGCCCGGGATGGCCGTGGGTCCATGCGGGCCGACAACAAGCTACAGGATGGATGCCTATGCTCCGGCCCTGATAGAACATGGTTTAAGGGGTATGATAGGCAAGGGCTCGAGGGGTGAGGCGGTAAAGGAGGCGATGCGGCGGCACCGGGCGGTTTATTTTGCCGCCGTGGGTGGGGCTGCAGCATTGCTCTCCAGGAGGGTCCGCGCATGCGAACTCGTAGCCTATGAGGACCTGGGGCCAGAGGCGATTTACAGGCTTCAGGTTGAAGATTTTCCCGTGGTTGTCATTAATGATATTTACGGTGGCGACCTTTATGAGGCGGGGCTGCAGCACTACCGGCGGGATCGGCGGGATAACCGGTAG